From Microbacterium sp. LWH11-1.2, one genomic window encodes:
- a CDS encoding HAD family hydrolase: MSEPWLVGLDVDGTILLQDETMSPGVPEAVARVREAGHEVTIATGRSWMATRRYVEELGLTAEYVVCSNGAVTMRRVDGEWERWKIETFDPRPVLALLQERLPDARYMVELASAQRLYTAQLDDWTLDGGRQVDFDELGAEPVSRIVVVSPGHDEEDFHRLVADAGLNEVSYAIGWTAWLDIAPQGVDKGTALEQVRTALGVDGSRVLVAGDGRNDIGMFGWARSHGGRAVAMGQAPDEVKDAASEVTDDVADGGLATALDTLPAPAQVDASE, translated from the coding sequence ATGAGCGAACCCTGGCTCGTCGGCCTCGACGTCGACGGCACGATCCTGCTGCAGGACGAGACGATGAGTCCCGGTGTGCCCGAGGCGGTCGCCCGTGTGCGGGAGGCGGGGCACGAGGTCACCATCGCCACCGGCCGCAGCTGGATGGCGACGCGACGCTATGTCGAGGAGCTCGGCCTGACGGCGGAGTACGTGGTCTGCTCGAACGGCGCCGTGACCATGCGCCGCGTCGACGGGGAGTGGGAGCGCTGGAAGATCGAGACCTTCGATCCGCGGCCGGTCCTCGCGCTGCTGCAGGAGCGCCTGCCGGACGCGCGATACATGGTCGAGCTCGCCTCCGCGCAGCGTCTCTACACCGCGCAGCTCGACGACTGGACCCTCGACGGCGGCCGCCAGGTCGACTTCGACGAGCTGGGAGCCGAGCCGGTCTCGCGCATCGTCGTCGTCTCGCCGGGCCACGACGAGGAGGACTTCCACCGGCTGGTGGCGGATGCCGGGCTCAACGAGGTCTCCTACGCGATCGGCTGGACCGCGTGGCTCGACATCGCCCCGCAGGGCGTCGACAAGGGCACCGCCCTGGAGCAGGTGCGCACCGCGCTCGGCGTCGACGGCAGTCGCGTGCTCGTGGCCGGCGACGGCCGCAACGACATCGGCATGTTCGGCTGGGCGCGGTCCCACGGAGGCCGTGCGGTGGCGATGGGGCAGGCTCCGGACGAGGTGAAGGATGCCGCGAGCGAGGTCACGGACGACGTGGCCGATGGCGGCCTGGCGACGGCTCTCGACACGCTTCCAGCACCCGCCCAGGTCGACGCGTCAGAATAG
- a CDS encoding LCP family protein, with protein MSENSRRRRTIARHGQQRTPGAVGQLLKFLAIGLAVVLVSGFGVGAYILYDFSSTVSANAVDLEGQEQLPPDIGEYKEGFNLVLTGVDTCEEKYKDLFGDRCTGADSEGTLNDVNLLVHVSQEPRRITVVSFPRDLMVPIPECTDPEGEVHSGMSKQPLNVAYTDAGLNCVAKTISALTGQEIQFAASVTFGGVIEITNAIGGVEVCLASPIDDVYTGLDMEAGTHYLQGLQALQFLRTRHGVGDGSDLGRIGNQQQYMSSLARALISGETLGNVPVMLKLANIGLNNLETSTSLADPMKIVQIALAVKSVPFEDIVFLQYPTVGDSDDPNKVVPNEQAASVMWEAIAANAQLQITHQNTSNDGVVVQDPAVPVEGATPDPTVVQLPDTIKGNSAAQQTCSNGNVRE; from the coding sequence GTGAGCGAGAACTCCCGACGGCGTCGCACCATCGCGCGACACGGTCAGCAGCGCACCCCGGGGGCAGTCGGGCAGCTGTTGAAGTTCCTCGCCATCGGCCTCGCCGTGGTGCTCGTCAGCGGTTTCGGCGTCGGCGCGTACATCCTCTACGACTTCTCCAGCACGGTCTCCGCCAACGCGGTCGACCTCGAGGGGCAGGAGCAGCTCCCGCCGGACATCGGAGAGTACAAAGAGGGGTTCAACCTCGTCCTCACCGGTGTCGACACGTGCGAGGAGAAGTACAAGGACCTCTTCGGCGATCGCTGCACCGGTGCGGATTCCGAAGGCACGCTCAACGACGTGAACCTCCTGGTCCACGTCTCGCAGGAGCCTCGTCGCATCACCGTCGTCAGCTTCCCCCGCGACCTGATGGTCCCGATCCCGGAGTGCACCGACCCCGAGGGTGAAGTGCACTCGGGCATGAGCAAGCAGCCGCTCAACGTCGCCTACACCGACGCCGGGCTGAACTGCGTCGCCAAGACGATCTCCGCGCTCACCGGGCAGGAGATCCAGTTCGCTGCCTCGGTCACCTTCGGCGGCGTGATCGAGATCACGAACGCGATCGGCGGCGTCGAGGTCTGCCTCGCCAGCCCGATCGACGACGTCTACACCGGCCTCGACATGGAGGCGGGAACGCACTACCTGCAGGGCCTGCAGGCGCTGCAGTTCCTCCGCACCCGCCACGGCGTCGGCGACGGCAGCGACCTCGGACGCATCGGCAACCAGCAGCAGTACATGTCGAGCCTTGCTCGCGCGCTGATCAGCGGCGAGACGCTCGGCAACGTGCCGGTCATGCTGAAGCTCGCGAACATCGGTCTCAACAACCTCGAGACCAGCACCTCGCTCGCCGACCCGATGAAGATCGTGCAGATCGCCCTGGCCGTGAAGTCGGTGCCGTTCGAGGACATCGTCTTCCTGCAGTACCCGACCGTCGGCGACAGCGACGATCCGAACAAGGTCGTGCCGAACGAGCAGGCGGCGAGCGTCATGTGGGAAGCCATCGCGGCGAACGCGCAGCTGCAGATCACGCACCAGAACACCAGCAACGACGGTGTGGTCGTGCAGGACCCGGCGGTCCCGGTCGAAGGCGCGACACCGGACCCGACGGTGGTCCAGCTCCCCGACACGATCAAGGGCAACTCCGCCGCGCAGCAGACCTGCTCGAACGGCAACGTCCGCGAATAG
- a CDS encoding MetQ/NlpA family ABC transporter substrate-binding protein: MSEQNQTQNEIDAHLSKQKSRTRLWLIGGAVAVVAIAAAFVIPIVVQNSAPEASGDGAEELIPLTIADTAQSDFQDAIIEVGKENGLDLTFVNFDDPYLPNTALVEGEVDGNSFQHVAWLSQFNKENGSDITPVFSTVISAWGLFSDDLDSADDIPAGAKVAVPDDPANFSRALFILQTAGVIEVDENAGVFPTEEDITSNPRGIELVRIAHESVQTSYSDPTISAVVIATDDFDPALEITSDDALVLEDSSATTSSPYVIVVATTADRADDPAWALLEKTYRDKRVVAALEEEKRGEATIVELPVDDLRKALAELVAQ, encoded by the coding sequence ATGTCAGAGCAGAACCAGACCCAGAACGAGATCGACGCGCACCTCTCGAAGCAGAAGTCGCGCACGCGCCTGTGGCTGATCGGCGGGGCCGTCGCGGTCGTCGCGATCGCCGCCGCGTTCGTGATCCCGATCGTCGTGCAGAACTCCGCCCCCGAGGCCTCCGGCGACGGCGCGGAGGAGCTGATCCCCCTCACGATCGCCGACACCGCGCAGAGCGACTTCCAGGACGCCATCATCGAGGTCGGCAAGGAGAACGGGCTCGACCTCACCTTCGTGAACTTCGACGACCCCTACCTGCCGAACACCGCCCTCGTCGAAGGCGAGGTCGACGGTAACTCCTTCCAGCACGTCGCCTGGCTCAGCCAGTTCAACAAGGAGAACGGGTCGGACATCACGCCGGTCTTCTCGACCGTGATCTCGGCATGGGGACTGTTCTCGGACGATCTCGACTCCGCCGACGACATCCCGGCGGGTGCCAAGGTCGCCGTGCCCGACGACCCGGCGAACTTCTCCCGCGCCCTCTTCATCCTGCAGACGGCCGGTGTCATCGAGGTCGACGAGAACGCCGGCGTCTTCCCGACCGAGGAGGACATCACCTCGAACCCGCGCGGCATCGAGCTCGTGCGCATCGCCCACGAATCGGTGCAGACCAGCTACAGCGACCCGACCATCTCCGCCGTCGTGATCGCGACCGACGACTTCGACCCCGCGCTCGAGATCACCAGCGACGACGCCCTCGTGCTCGAGGACTCCTCGGCCACCACGTCGAGCCCGTACGTGATCGTGGTCGCGACGACCGCAGACCGCGCCGACGACCCGGCCTGGGCGCTGCTGGAGAAGACCTACCGCGACAAGCGCGTGGTCGCGGCCCTCGAAGAGGAGAAGCGCGGCGAGGCCACCATCGTCGAACTCCCCGTCGACGACCTCCGCAAGGCGCTCGCCGAGCTCGTCGCCCAGTAG
- a CDS encoding methionine ABC transporter ATP-binding protein — MTERIQLSGVSKDYPARGKGEPVRVLRDVDITVHAGEVYGLIGRSGAGKSTLLRMINGLEAPTEGRVLVDGVDVHALPPAELRTLRHGIGMVFQQFNLWNSRTVFSNIATPLKLAGWKDDEISRRVAELLDFVGLGGKAFARPRQLSGGQKQRVGIARAIAAKPSVLLADEATSALDPQTTTEIVDLLRSVNQEFGITIVVVTHEMDVMSQLADRVSILSDGDVVESGDIHQILARPQHPVTANLVGSYTRTFLSDAERAELASSFAGRRISVAMDGAVAEGPLLSSLARIHEVDFSIIQGGVARVKNLPYGQLSLALHGEDAAVDRFVAALSTRTEVTTW; from the coding sequence ATGACAGAGCGCATCCAGCTCTCCGGGGTGTCGAAGGACTACCCCGCCCGAGGGAAGGGCGAGCCCGTCCGCGTGCTCCGCGATGTCGACATCACGGTGCATGCCGGAGAGGTCTACGGACTGATCGGGCGTTCCGGAGCGGGCAAGTCCACGCTGCTGCGCATGATCAACGGTCTCGAGGCTCCCACCGAGGGGCGCGTGCTGGTTGACGGTGTCGATGTGCACGCACTGCCGCCCGCCGAGCTGCGCACGCTGCGGCACGGCATCGGGATGGTGTTCCAGCAGTTCAACCTCTGGAACTCGCGCACGGTCTTCAGCAACATCGCCACGCCCCTCAAGCTCGCGGGCTGGAAGGACGACGAGATCTCGCGGCGCGTGGCCGAGCTGCTCGACTTCGTGGGGCTCGGCGGCAAGGCCTTCGCGCGTCCGCGGCAGCTCTCCGGCGGTCAGAAGCAGCGTGTGGGGATCGCCCGCGCGATCGCGGCGAAGCCGTCGGTGCTGTTGGCCGACGAGGCGACGAGCGCGCTCGATCCGCAGACGACGACCGAGATCGTCGACCTGCTCCGCTCGGTGAATCAGGAGTTCGGGATCACGATCGTCGTGGTGACGCACGAGATGGACGTGATGAGCCAGCTGGCCGACCGCGTCTCGATCCTCAGCGACGGCGACGTCGTCGAATCGGGAGACATCCACCAGATCCTCGCCCGGCCGCAGCATCCGGTCACCGCGAACCTGGTCGGCTCGTACACGCGCACGTTCCTCAGCGACGCGGAGCGCGCCGAGCTGGCATCGAGCTTCGCCGGTCGCCGCATCTCGGTGGCGATGGACGGCGCGGTCGCGGAAGGGCCGCTGCTCTCGTCGCTCGCCCGCATCCACGAGGTCGACTTCTCGATCATCCAGGGCGGCGTCGCGCGCGTGAAGAACCTGCCGTACGGGCAGCTCAGCCTCGCGCTCCATGGTGAGGACGCCGCCGTCGACCGGTTCGTGGCTGCGCTCTCGACCCGGACGGAGGTGACGACATGGTGA
- a CDS encoding methionine ABC transporter permease — MVSLDVLDLDVVIPKVARALGETLFMVSVAFFLASVIGLILGIFLYATRPGQLLHSRIVHTTLNIVVNTLRPIPFIILLIALTPLTRALIGTSIGPAAAILPLTIAASVGIARVAESNLVAVDPGVIEAAKAFGASPLHILFGFVVREAFGPLLLSLTFIFVALIDATAVAGAVGGGGLGNLALTYGYQRFDYAVMILIIIVLIALVQLVQFIGNRIARHFIDG, encoded by the coding sequence ATGGTGAGCCTCGACGTCCTCGACCTCGACGTGGTGATCCCGAAGGTCGCCCGCGCGCTCGGCGAGACGCTCTTCATGGTCTCGGTCGCGTTCTTCCTCGCCTCGGTGATCGGCCTGATCCTCGGGATCTTCCTCTACGCCACGCGCCCGGGACAGCTGCTGCACAGCCGCATCGTGCACACGACCCTGAACATCGTCGTGAACACGCTGCGCCCGATCCCGTTCATCATCCTGCTCATCGCCCTGACGCCGCTCACCCGCGCCCTCATCGGCACCAGCATCGGGCCGGCTGCCGCGATCCTGCCGCTGACGATCGCGGCTTCCGTCGGCATCGCGCGCGTCGCCGAGTCGAATCTCGTCGCGGTCGATCCCGGTGTCATCGAGGCGGCCAAGGCCTTCGGAGCCTCGCCCCTGCACATCCTCTTCGGGTTCGTGGTGCGCGAGGCGTTCGGGCCGCTGCTCCTGTCGCTGACGTTCATCTTCGTCGCGCTGATCGACGCGACAGCCGTCGCCGGAGCGGTCGGCGGCGGCGGACTCGGAAACCTCGCCCTCACGTACGGATACCAGCGCTTCGACTACGCCGTCATGATCCTCATCATCATCGTGCTGATCGCCCTGGTGCAGCTGGTGCAGTTCATCGGCAACCGGATCGCCCGGCACTTCATCGACGGATGA
- a CDS encoding PLP-dependent aminotransferase family protein, with amino-acid sequence MTDLAPTPSALLAGLPARQGFGDATLIRLAPGSIDLGGGNPATDLLPLDIYRDAFRAVTESADFAPLLKYTPAPGLPQLRAAIAAREGVSADRILVTNGGAHGLALAVLSTLDPGDLIVVDDPVYPLFLRVLDLIGVEVAPVAVGPDGIDVDELERRLRAGLRPKALFTVPTFQNPSGVTLSAEKEAALVALAEKYGFTIIADDPYRAISFPGVAVPDRRAFRASDRVIAVNTFSKTLGPGLRLGWIVLAAGLSERVTRLRNRLDGQTSGILQAVVERMLGDERLDASITAAGAGYARKAQVLVTALRTEFGDAVEVAEPQGGFFAWARLGCDLDFAQLFEAAQDRGVTYQRGEWFAAEGEGFRGFARLSFSEVSEQDLTEGVARLAQAWRELTGRG; translated from the coding sequence ATGACCGACCTCGCCCCGACTCCGAGCGCCCTGCTGGCCGGGCTCCCTGCGCGCCAGGGCTTCGGCGATGCGACGCTCATCCGGCTCGCACCGGGCTCGATCGATCTCGGCGGCGGAAACCCGGCCACGGATCTGCTTCCCCTGGACATCTATCGCGACGCGTTCCGCGCCGTGACCGAGAGCGCGGATTTCGCGCCGCTCCTCAAGTACACGCCCGCCCCGGGCCTGCCGCAGCTGCGCGCGGCGATCGCCGCGCGCGAGGGCGTGTCCGCCGACCGGATCCTCGTGACGAACGGCGGAGCGCACGGCCTCGCCCTCGCCGTGCTCAGCACGCTCGATCCGGGAGACCTGATCGTCGTCGACGACCCGGTGTATCCGCTCTTCCTCCGTGTGCTCGACCTGATCGGCGTCGAGGTCGCCCCCGTCGCGGTGGGACCGGACGGCATCGACGTGGACGAGCTCGAGCGGCGCCTCCGTGCCGGGCTCCGCCCCAAGGCGCTGTTCACCGTCCCGACGTTCCAGAACCCGTCCGGAGTCACGCTGAGCGCCGAGAAGGAAGCCGCACTCGTCGCCCTCGCCGAGAAGTACGGGTTCACGATCATCGCCGACGACCCCTACCGTGCCATCTCGTTCCCCGGCGTCGCGGTGCCCGACCGTCGCGCGTTCCGCGCGTCCGATCGGGTGATCGCGGTGAACACGTTCTCGAAGACGCTCGGGCCCGGACTGCGTCTCGGCTGGATCGTGCTCGCGGCCGGGCTTTCGGAGCGCGTCACCCGCCTGCGCAACCGGCTCGACGGCCAGACCAGCGGCATCCTTCAGGCCGTCGTCGAGCGGATGCTGGGCGACGAGCGACTGGACGCTTCGATCACCGCGGCGGGCGCGGGGTACGCCCGCAAGGCCCAGGTGCTGGTCACGGCGCTGCGGACGGAGTTCGGCGACGCGGTCGAGGTGGCGGAGCCGCAGGGCGGGTTCTTCGCGTGGGCGCGTCTCGGCTGTGACCTCGACTTCGCGCAGCTCTTCGAGGCCGCACAGGACCGCGGCGTCACTTACCAGCGGGGCGAGTGGTTCGCGGCTGAGGGTGAGGGCTTCCGTGGGTTCGCTCGTCTGTCGTTCTCGGAGGTGAGCGAGCAGGACCTGACCGAGGGCGTGGCACGTCTCGCTCAGGCGTGGCGGGAGCTCACCGGGCGCGGCTGA
- the cls gene encoding cardiolipin synthase: protein MTPETVAWWTAAFLLLLDLVIRTTAIIVIPRNRRPTAAMAWLLAVFFIPFIGVFLFLLIGNPRLPRARRRKQDQINEYIAQTSEHLHFGTLRPHAPAWFGPIVEMNQRLGALPLSGDNGAHLISDYQESLDAMADAIREAQDYVHIEFYILQSDDSTDNFFRAMEEIAARGVEVRVLLDHWANRWKPRYRATIKRLNAMGADWQLMLPVQPLKGRMQRPDLRNHRKLLVVDGKVAFLGSQNVTASTYNLPKNIKRGLNWVDLMVRIDGPVVLSVNAIFLSDWYSETDEVLEEIDISHANIGSGDLDCQVVPSGPGFEVENNLRLFLGLLYAAKNRIMIVSPYFVPDEALLLAVTAAVDRGVEVELFVSEEGDQAMVYHAQRSYYEVLLKAGVRIWMYRKPYILHTKSLTIDDEVAVIGSSNMDMRSFGLNLEVSMLVRGEEFVTEMRAVEDKYRSLSRELTLEEWMQQPLRSTVLDNLARLTSALQ, encoded by the coding sequence ATGACGCCGGAGACCGTGGCCTGGTGGACCGCCGCGTTCCTGCTGCTGCTCGACCTCGTCATCCGCACGACGGCGATCATCGTGATCCCACGCAATCGCCGTCCCACGGCGGCGATGGCCTGGCTCCTCGCCGTGTTCTTCATCCCCTTCATCGGCGTCTTCCTCTTCCTGCTGATCGGGAACCCGCGCCTCCCGCGCGCCCGCCGCCGCAAGCAGGACCAGATCAACGAGTACATCGCGCAGACGAGCGAGCACCTCCACTTCGGAACCCTGCGGCCGCACGCTCCGGCGTGGTTCGGCCCCATCGTCGAGATGAACCAGAGGCTCGGCGCCCTCCCCCTCTCCGGCGACAACGGCGCGCACCTGATCTCGGACTATCAGGAATCGCTCGACGCGATGGCCGACGCGATCCGCGAGGCGCAGGACTACGTCCACATCGAGTTCTACATCCTCCAGTCCGACGACTCGACCGACAACTTCTTCCGGGCCATGGAGGAGATCGCAGCCCGCGGCGTCGAGGTCCGCGTGCTCCTCGATCACTGGGCGAACCGCTGGAAGCCGCGCTACCGGGCCACCATCAAGCGGCTGAACGCCATGGGCGCCGACTGGCAGCTCATGCTCCCGGTGCAGCCGCTGAAGGGCAGGATGCAGCGGCCCGACCTGCGCAATCACCGCAAGCTCCTCGTCGTCGACGGCAAGGTCGCCTTCCTCGGCTCGCAGAACGTCACGGCGTCGACGTACAACCTCCCGAAGAACATCAAGCGGGGTCTCAACTGGGTCGACCTGATGGTGCGCATCGACGGGCCGGTCGTCCTCAGCGTGAACGCGATCTTCCTCAGCGACTGGTACAGCGAGACCGACGAGGTGCTCGAGGAGATCGACATCTCCCACGCGAACATCGGATCGGGCGACCTGGACTGCCAGGTGGTGCCGTCGGGACCGGGCTTCGAGGTCGAGAACAACCTGCGCCTGTTCCTCGGTCTGCTCTACGCGGCGAAGAACCGCATCATGATCGTCAGCCCCTACTTCGTCCCCGACGAGGCGCTGCTGCTCGCCGTCACGGCAGCCGTCGACCGCGGCGTCGAGGTCGAGCTCTTCGTCTCGGAAGAGGGCGATCAGGCGATGGTCTATCACGCCCAGCGCAGCTACTACGAGGTGCTGCTCAAGGCGGGCGTGCGCATCTGGATGTACCGCAAGCCCTACATCCTCCACACCAAGAGCCTCACGATCGACGACGAGGTCGCGGTCATCGGCTCGAGCAACATGGACATGCGCTCCTTCGGTCTGAACCTGGAGGTGTCGATGCTCGTGCGCGGCGAGGAGTTCGTCACCGAGATGCGGGCCGTCGAGGACAAGTACCGCTCCCTGAGCCGGGAGCTGACCCTGGAGGAGTGGATGCAGCAGCCCCTCCGGTCGACCGTGCTCGACAACCTGGCCCGCCTCACCTCCGCTCTGCAGTGA
- a CDS encoding diacylglycerol kinase family protein, which yields MTTSDSARRQAALVYNPIKVDGKRLRAAVRDLSREAGWEHPAFYPTTVEDAGQAATAQALARGVDVVLVAGGDGTVRAVSEAIANTGVPLAILPSGTGNLLARNLGLPLGDPAEMIRAALGDFRHPIDIGWARVSRANGEESEHAFVVLAGIGLDADMIANTRSDLKKSVGWIAYVDGAARSLPRARPFRAVYQIDDGRLHSTKVHSILFANCGTLPAGIALIPDASITDATLDVAVIQPTGVLGWLGVWRKIWWDNSVLRRFRAGRRVLERRGRDASVHYFRGAAAEAAAPGPTPVELDGDEFGEAVRITCRADPGALLLALPAGHPVSML from the coding sequence ATGACCACGAGCGATTCCGCCCGACGACAGGCGGCGCTCGTCTACAACCCGATCAAGGTCGACGGCAAGCGACTCCGCGCCGCGGTGCGCGATCTGTCGAGGGAGGCCGGGTGGGAGCATCCGGCCTTCTATCCGACGACCGTCGAGGACGCCGGCCAGGCGGCGACCGCGCAGGCGTTGGCCCGCGGCGTCGACGTCGTGCTCGTGGCGGGCGGTGACGGCACCGTGCGCGCGGTCTCCGAGGCGATCGCGAACACGGGTGTGCCGCTGGCCATCCTGCCGAGCGGCACCGGCAACCTGCTGGCGCGCAACCTCGGACTCCCGCTCGGCGATCCCGCGGAGATGATCCGCGCGGCGCTCGGCGACTTCCGGCATCCGATCGACATCGGCTGGGCGCGCGTGAGCCGCGCGAACGGTGAGGAGTCGGAGCACGCCTTCGTGGTGCTGGCCGGCATCGGCCTGGATGCCGACATGATCGCGAACACGCGCTCCGACCTCAAGAAGTCCGTGGGCTGGATCGCCTACGTCGACGGTGCGGCGCGGTCGCTCCCGCGGGCCAGGCCCTTCCGGGCCGTGTACCAGATCGACGACGGACGCCTGCACTCCACGAAGGTGCACAGCATCCTCTTCGCGAACTGCGGCACGCTCCCGGCCGGCATCGCGCTGATCCCCGATGCCTCCATCACCGACGCCACGCTCGACGTCGCCGTCATCCAGCCCACCGGCGTGCTCGGCTGGCTCGGCGTCTGGCGGAAGATCTGGTGGGACAACTCGGTCCTGCGACGCTTCCGGGCCGGACGCCGCGTGCTGGAGCGTCGCGGCAGAGACGCCTCGGTGCACTACTTCCGAGGAGCGGCGGCGGAGGCCGCGGCTCCCGGTCCGACTCCTGTCGAGCTCGACGGCGACGAGTTCGGCGAGGCGGTGCGCATCACCTGCCGGGCCGACCCCGGCGCTCTGCTGCTCGCGCTGCCCGCCGGGCACCCGGTGTCGATGCTCTGA
- a CDS encoding FAD-dependent oxidoreductase translates to MTSTARRDHAALARLRVVVVGAGVVGACVAARIAERGADVVLLAAEPAGSTEASRASFAWVNDHGKEPASYRRLNADGRRRHAERSAAHDIPWFIRTGAEIDGVVYPDDGYVDTEAFLAAQLADLRSAGGTVRDATPVASLEHLRGLVGPADLIVVAAGTGTAALVAAVSPRVQRLSSSAGDDGFLARIEVDGHPIDRIRSVAGLQVRPDGDGRIAAQSLRIEADLRDAGVTASVDTVWPALRDEIEHALGWRLPAAARVRVDHAARPHAADGMPLVGAVADDVYVALTHSGVTLAPLLGELIARDLDGDADPRLVPFRP, encoded by the coding sequence ATGACGTCGACCGCGCGCCGTGATCACGCCGCCCTCGCACGCCTACGTGTCGTCGTCGTGGGGGCGGGCGTGGTCGGCGCGTGCGTCGCGGCGCGGATCGCCGAGCGCGGAGCGGATGTCGTCCTGCTCGCCGCCGAGCCGGCCGGGAGCACGGAAGCCTCACGAGCGAGCTTCGCCTGGGTGAACGACCACGGCAAGGAACCGGCGTCGTACCGGCGGTTGAATGCCGACGGTCGGCGTCGGCACGCCGAGCGCTCCGCCGCACACGACATCCCGTGGTTCATCCGCACGGGAGCCGAGATCGACGGCGTCGTGTATCCCGATGACGGCTACGTCGACACGGAGGCATTCCTCGCGGCGCAGCTCGCCGATCTTCGCAGCGCCGGCGGCACGGTGCGTGATGCGACGCCTGTGGCCTCGCTGGAGCACCTGCGCGGCCTCGTCGGCCCGGCGGACCTGATCGTCGTGGCGGCCGGCACCGGCACCGCTGCGCTGGTCGCGGCGGTGTCTCCGCGGGTGCAGCGGCTGTCGTCCTCGGCCGGCGACGACGGCTTCCTTGCACGGATCGAGGTCGATGGGCATCCGATCGACCGCATCCGCTCCGTGGCCGGGCTCCAGGTGCGCCCCGACGGCGACGGGCGGATCGCCGCGCAGAGCCTGCGCATCGAAGCCGATCTGCGGGATGCCGGCGTCACGGCATCCGTCGACACGGTCTGGCCGGCCCTGCGCGACGAGATCGAGCACGCGCTCGGGTGGCGACTCCCCGCCGCGGCGCGCGTGCGCGTCGACCACGCGGCGCGCCCGCACGCCGCCGACGGGATGCCGCTCGTCGGCGCCGTCGCGGATGATGTGTATGTGGCCCTCACGCACAGCGGCGTCACGCTCGCCCCCCTGCTCGGCGAGCTGATCGCTCGAGACCTCGACGGCGACGCCGATCCCCGGCTCGTCCCCTTCCGCCCCTGA
- the serS gene encoding serine--tRNA ligase has translation MIDLALLRDQPEIVRRSQAARGNDQGTVDIALEADRSRRAALTTFEELRAEQNAFGKQVAKAPKDEKAALVAQAKELADRVKQAQQAANEASEAAAAALARIENVVIDGVPAGGEADFVELRRVGDVPAFDFEPRDHLELGELLGAIDMERGAKVSGARFYFLRGIGARLEIALMNLALDKALQNGFVPLITPTLVRPEIMQGTGFLGEHADEVYHLDKDDDLYLVGTSEVALAGYHKDEIVDLTDGALRYAGWSTCYRREAGSHGKDTRGIIRVHQFNKLEMFVYTNPDDAEAEHLRLVALQEEMLTSLGLAYRVIDVAAGDLGSSAARKYDIEAWVPTQGAFRELTSTSNCTTFQARRLDVRHRPAPSTGSGTQGAAEGAAKTQHVATLNGTLATTRWIVALLETHQQADGSVRVPEVLRPYLGGLDVIRPQGSTS, from the coding sequence ATGATCGACCTCGCACTCCTCCGCGACCAGCCGGAGATCGTCCGCCGTTCGCAGGCCGCCCGTGGAAACGACCAGGGCACCGTCGACATCGCACTCGAGGCCGACCGATCGCGTCGTGCCGCGTTGACGACGTTCGAGGAGCTGCGCGCCGAGCAGAACGCGTTCGGCAAGCAGGTCGCGAAGGCGCCGAAGGACGAGAAGGCGGCTCTCGTCGCCCAGGCCAAGGAGCTCGCCGACCGCGTCAAGCAGGCGCAGCAGGCGGCGAACGAGGCATCGGAGGCGGCGGCGGCGGCGCTCGCCCGGATCGAGAACGTCGTGATCGACGGCGTCCCGGCGGGCGGCGAGGCCGACTTCGTCGAGCTGCGCCGCGTCGGCGACGTGCCCGCCTTCGACTTCGAGCCCCGTGATCACCTCGAGCTCGGCGAGCTCCTCGGGGCGATCGACATGGAACGCGGCGCGAAGGTGTCGGGTGCGCGCTTCTACTTCCTCCGCGGCATCGGCGCGCGCCTCGAGATCGCCCTCATGAACCTCGCCCTCGACAAGGCGCTGCAGAACGGCTTCGTGCCGCTGATCACGCCGACCCTCGTGCGGCCGGAGATCATGCAGGGAACCGGCTTCCTCGGCGAGCACGCCGACGAGGTCTACCACCTCGACAAGGACGACGACCTGTACCTCGTCGGCACCAGCGAGGTCGCGCTCGCCGGGTACCACAAGGACGAGATCGTCGATCTGACGGACGGCGCCCTCCGCTACGCCGGCTGGTCCACCTGCTACCGCCGCGAGGCCGGCTCGCACGGCAAGGACACCCGCGGCATCATCCGGGTCCACCAGTTCAACAAGCTCGAGATGTTCGTCTACACGAACCCCGACGACGCGGAGGCCGAGCACCTCCGCCTCGTCGCGCTGCAGGAGGAGATGCTCACCTCGCTCGGCCTCGCCTACCGCGTGATCGACGTCGCGGCCGGCGATCTGGGGTCGAGCGCCGCACGCAAGTACGACATCGAGGCCTGGGTTCCGACCCAGGGGGCGTTCCGCGAGCTCACGTCGACCTCGAACTGCACGACCTTCCAGGCGCGCCGGCTGGACGTGCGTCACCGGCCCGCCCCTTCGACGGGCTCGGGGACCCAGGGTGCAGCGGAGGGGGCTGCGAAGACGCAGCACGTGGCCACGCTCAACGGCACCCTCGCCACCACGCGCTGGATCGTCGCTTTGCTCGAGACCCACCAGCAGGCCGACGGATCGGTGCGCGTGCCCGAGGTGCTGCGCCCGTACCTCGGCGGACTCGACGTGATCCGCCCGCAGGGATCCACCTCATGA